In Arachis stenosperma cultivar V10309 chromosome 1, arast.V10309.gnm1.PFL2, whole genome shotgun sequence, one DNA window encodes the following:
- the LOC130980890 gene encoding uncharacterized protein LOC130980890 encodes MVQKEVTKLLEAGIIYPISDSPWVSPVQVVPKKGGMTVVHNEKNELVPTRTVTGWRMCIDYRRLNTATRKDHFPLPFIDQMLERLAGHDYYCFLDGYSGYNQIAVDPQDQEKTAFTCPSGVFAYRRMPFGLCNAPATFQRCMLSIFSDMVEKFLEVFMDDFSVYGDSFSSCLNHLSTVLKRCQETNLVLNWEKCHFMVTEGIVLGHKISSRGIEVDKAKVEVIEKLPPPANVKAIRSFLGHAGFYRRFIKDFSKEVTKLLEAGIIYPISDSPWVSPVQVVPKKGGMTVVHNEKNELVPTRTVTGWRMCIDYRRLNTATRKDHFPLPFIDQMLERLAGHDYYCFLDGYSGYNQIAVDPQDQEKTAFTCPSGVFAYRRMPFGLCNAPATFQRCMLSIFSDMVEKFLEVFMDDFSVYGDSFSSCLNHLSTVLKRCQETNLVLNWEKCHFMVTEGIVLGHKISSRGIEVDKAKVEVIEKLPPPANVKAIRSFLGHAGFYRRFIKDFS; translated from the exons aaagaggtcactaaattactagaggctgggatcatttatcctatttctgatagcccctgggtgagccctgtccaagttgttcccaaaaagggaggcatgacagtggttcataatgaaaaaaatgaactggttcccacaaggacagtcacagggtggcgcatgtgtattgactacagaaggctcaatacagccaccagaaaggatcattttcctttaccattcatagaccaaatgctagaaagactagctggccatgattattactgctttttggatggctattcaggctataaccaaattgcggtagaccctcaggaccaagagaaaacagcattcacctgcccttcaggcgtgtttgcctataggagaatgccttttggtctgtgcaatgcacctgcaaccttccaaaggtgcatgctctctatcttctcagatatggtagagaaatttctggaagtcttcatggatgacttctcagtatatggagactcatttagctcctgtcttaaccacctatcaactgtcctgaaaagatgccaagagactaacctggttttaaactgggagaaatgtcactttatggtgactgaaggaattgtccttgggcacaaaatttcaagcaggggaatagaggtggataaggcaaaggtagaggtaattgaaaaattaccaccacctgccaatgttaaggcaatcagaagctttctgggacatgcaggattttacagaaggtttatcaaggatttttcg aaagaggtcactaaattactagaggctgggatcatttatcctatttctgatagcccctgggtgagccctgtccaagttgttcccaaaaagggaggcatgacagtggttcataatgaaaaaaatgaactggttcccacaaggacagtcacagggtggcgcatgtgtattgactacagaaggctcaatacagccaccagaaaggatcattttcctttaccattcatagaccaaatgctagaaagactagctggccatgattattactgctttttggatggctattcaggctataaccaaattgcagtagaccctcaggaccaagagaaaacagcattcacctgcccttcaggcgtgtttgcctataggagaatgccttttggtctgtgcaatgcacctgcaaccttccaaaggtgcatgctctctatcttctcagatatggtagagaaatttctggaagtcttcatggatgacttctcagtatatggagactcatttagctcctgtcttaaccacctatcaactgtcctgaaaagatgccaagagactaacctggttttaaactgggagaaatgtcactttatggtgactgaaggaattgtccttgggcacaaaatttcaagcaggggaatagaggtggataaggcaaaggtagaggtaattgaaaaattaccaccacctgccaatgttaaggcaatcagaagctttctgggacatgcaggattttacagaaggtttatcaaggatttttcg